A window of Candidatus Pantoea floridensis contains these coding sequences:
- the tsaC gene encoding L-threonylcarbamoyladenylate synthase type 1 TsaC produces MKPSQYLAGSLDFCIEQLQQQEVIAYPTEAVFGLGCDPDSENAVMALLALKQRPVDKGLILIAADYAQLEPYIADRELTVLQRERMFASWPGPVTYVVPASPHTPRWLTGRFDSLAIRVSDHPDVQALCRGFGKPLVSTSANLSGEPPCRNVEEIAQQFGAEFPVLHAETGGRLNPSEIRDVISGELIRQG; encoded by the coding sequence ATGAAGCCAAGTCAGTATTTAGCAGGAAGCCTCGATTTTTGTATTGAGCAACTCCAGCAGCAGGAAGTTATCGCTTACCCAACCGAAGCCGTATTCGGCTTGGGCTGCGATCCCGATAGCGAAAATGCCGTAATGGCGCTGCTGGCGCTCAAGCAGCGTCCAGTCGATAAAGGTCTTATTCTGATTGCAGCTGATTACGCGCAACTTGAACCTTACATCGCCGATCGTGAACTTACTGTACTTCAGCGCGAACGTATGTTTGCGAGCTGGCCCGGCCCGGTGACTTATGTGGTGCCCGCGTCGCCACACACGCCGCGCTGGCTCACTGGACGATTTGATTCACTGGCGATCCGCGTTAGCGATCATCCTGATGTCCAGGCTTTATGCCGTGGTTTTGGCAAACCGCTGGTTTCGACCAGTGCCAATCTTTCCGGTGAGCCGCCTTGTCGTAATGTGGAAGAAATTGCCCAGCAATTTGGTGCTGAGTTTCCAGTATTACACGCTGAAACCGGTGGACGCCTGAATCCTTCTGAGATCCGCGACGTTATTAGCGGTGAACTTATTCGCCAGGGTTAA
- the aroE gene encoding shikimate dehydrogenase: MKNFAVFGNPIAHSKSPFIHSLFAEQTGIDHRYGSECAPLEGFPQSITDFFANGGKGANVTLPFKQQAWEFADELSERAALSGAVNTLKKDAQGKIFGDNTDGIGLLSDLERLQMIQSDDRILLVGAGGAARGVILPLLSFGCSLVVVNRTVERAEQLANIFQHNGEIKAASFEQLAGQQFDLIINATSSGVDGKVPALAASLINPQTRCYDMFYQQGLTPFLQWCQQQGAKQLADGVGMLVGQAAHAFQLWHGVMPQITPVITTLKQAMQQR; the protein is encoded by the coding sequence ATGAAAAACTTTGCCGTTTTTGGTAATCCCATTGCCCACAGCAAATCACCTTTTATCCATAGCCTCTTTGCTGAGCAAACCGGCATTGATCATCGATATGGCAGTGAATGTGCACCCTTAGAGGGTTTTCCCCAGTCGATCACAGACTTCTTTGCGAATGGTGGTAAAGGGGCCAATGTCACGCTGCCTTTCAAACAGCAGGCATGGGAATTTGCGGATGAGCTTAGCGAACGCGCGGCATTGTCCGGGGCGGTGAACACATTAAAGAAAGATGCGCAGGGCAAGATCTTTGGTGATAACACGGATGGTATTGGTTTGCTAAGCGATCTGGAACGCTTGCAGATGATCCAGTCGGACGATCGTATCCTGCTGGTGGGGGCCGGTGGTGCAGCGCGAGGCGTGATCCTACCGCTTCTCTCTTTTGGTTGTTCATTAGTGGTGGTGAACCGCACGGTTGAACGTGCCGAGCAGCTGGCAAATATTTTCCAACATAATGGGGAAATCAAAGCGGCCAGCTTCGAGCAATTAGCGGGTCAGCAATTTGATCTGATCATTAATGCGACTTCAAGCGGTGTCGATGGCAAGGTGCCGGCGTTAGCTGCATCGCTTATTAATCCACAAACGCGTTGCTATGACATGTTTTATCAACAGGGGTTGACGCCATTTCTACAGTGGTGCCAGCAGCAGGGCGCAAAGCAGCTGGCAGATGGTGTTGGCATGCTGGTGGGACAAGCCGCTCATGCTTTCCAACTGTGGCATGGCGTGATGCCACAGATCACGCCAGTAATTACCACGCTAAAGCAGGCGATGCAGCAGCGATAA
- a CDS encoding gamma carbonic anhydrase family protein, whose product MSIALRPYKNHFPQAGDRVMIDCSSVVVGEVQLADDVSIWPLVAIRGDVNRVVIGKRSNIQDGSVLHVTHKSTSNPEGFPLLIGEDVTVGHKAMLHGCTIGNRVLVGMGSILLDGVIVEDDVMIGAGSLVPPGKRLESGYLYLGSPVKQVRPLSEAEIAGLLYSSNNYVSWKNEYLDQESKVHS is encoded by the coding sequence ATGTCTATAGCCCTACGACCTTATAAGAACCATTTTCCGCAAGCCGGCGATCGCGTGATGATCGATTGCAGCAGCGTGGTGGTGGGTGAAGTACAGCTCGCCGATGACGTCAGCATTTGGCCGCTGGTTGCGATTCGTGGTGACGTAAATAGAGTGGTGATTGGTAAAAGAAGCAATATCCAGGACGGCAGCGTACTGCACGTCACGCATAAATCCACCAGCAACCCAGAAGGTTTTCCACTGCTCATTGGCGAAGACGTGACGGTGGGCCATAAAGCGATGTTGCACGGCTGTACTATCGGAAATCGTGTACTGGTTGGTATGGGATCGATTCTGCTGGATGGTGTAATTGTTGAAGATGATGTGATGATTGGCGCTGGTAGTTTGGTGCCGCCAGGCAAACGACTGGAGAGTGGCTACCTCTATTTGGGCAGCCCGGTTAAACAAGTACGACCGCTGAGTGAAGCTGAAATCGCCGGGCTGCTCTATTCATCCAACAATTACGTGAGTTGGAAGAATGAGTATCTCGATCAGGAAAGCAAAGTCCATTCTTGA
- a CDS encoding amino acid ABC transporter ATP-binding protein → MTQTMTNAADAMMITLENVNKWYGQFHVLKDINLQVKPRERIVLCGPSGSGKSTTIRCINHLEEHQQGRIVVDGIHLNQDVRNIERVRTEVGMVFQHFNLFPHLTVLQNCTLAPIWVRKMPKKEAEELAMHYLQRVRIAEHAHKFPGQLSGGQQQRVAIARSLCMKPKIMLFDEPTSALDPEMVKEVLDTMIGLAEDGMTMLCVTHEMGFARTVADRVIFMDRGEIVEEAPPLEFFANPRSERTRAFLSQVIH, encoded by the coding sequence ATGACACAAACTATGACTAATGCGGCTGATGCCATGATGATTACACTTGAAAACGTGAATAAATGGTACGGCCAATTCCATGTACTAAAAGATATTAATCTGCAGGTAAAACCTCGCGAACGTATCGTGCTGTGCGGACCTTCTGGGTCGGGCAAATCGACCACCATCCGCTGCATTAACCATCTGGAAGAGCATCAGCAAGGGCGCATCGTGGTTGATGGCATCCATCTGAATCAGGATGTGCGCAATATTGAACGTGTTCGTACCGAAGTGGGTATGGTGTTCCAGCATTTCAACCTTTTTCCGCATCTTACCGTGCTGCAAAACTGTACGCTGGCACCAATTTGGGTGCGTAAAATGCCGAAGAAAGAAGCCGAAGAGTTAGCCATGCACTACTTGCAGCGGGTGCGCATCGCTGAGCATGCGCATAAGTTTCCTGGCCAACTTTCTGGTGGTCAGCAGCAACGTGTGGCAATTGCCCGTTCACTCTGTATGAAACCGAAAATTATGCTGTTTGATGAGCCAACATCTGCGCTCGATCCAGAGATGGTAAAAGAAGTGCTCGATACGATGATTGGCTTAGCAGAAGATGGCATGACCATGCTATGCGTTACCCATGAAATGGGTTTTGCGCGCACCGTGGCGGATCGGGTGATCTTTATGGATCGCGGTGAAATAGTGGAAGAGGCGCCGCCGCTGGAGTTCTTTGCAAACCCACGTTCCGAGCGCACACGGGCGTTTTTATCTCAGGTTATTCATTAA
- a CDS encoding amino acid ABC transporter permease, whose protein sequence is MSITTHETPPIPTNPLSKGWLWARKNLFSSWLNTLLTLFSIWLIWNVIPPALNWLVFQANWIGETRADCTKEGACWVFIHARFGQFMYGLYPHELRWRINLSLVLGLLSIIPMFIKAMPRRGRYIACWAVVYPIVVWFLMYGGYFGLERVETRQWGGLTLTLIIASVGIAGALPLGILLALGRRSEMPVVRTLSVIFIEFWRGVPLITVLFMSSVMLPLFMAEGTTIDKLVRALVGVILFQSAYVAEVVRGGLQALPKGQYEAAESLSLGYWKMQALVILPQALKLTIPGLVNTIIALFKDTSLVIIIGLFDLFSSVQQATVDPTWLGMSTEGYVFAAMVYWIFCFSMSRYSQYLEKRFHTGRASH, encoded by the coding sequence ATGTCTATAACCACACACGAAACCCCACCGATTCCGACCAATCCGCTCAGCAAGGGTTGGCTTTGGGCGCGCAAAAATCTGTTCTCCAGCTGGCTGAATACGCTGCTGACGCTGTTCAGCATCTGGCTCATCTGGAATGTGATCCCACCGGCATTGAACTGGCTGGTTTTTCAAGCCAACTGGATTGGCGAGACGCGCGCGGACTGCACCAAAGAAGGCGCTTGTTGGGTGTTCATCCATGCGCGTTTTGGCCAGTTTATGTATGGGCTGTATCCGCATGAGCTACGCTGGCGCATCAATTTATCGCTGGTGCTCGGTTTGCTATCCATTATTCCGATGTTTATCAAAGCAATGCCGCGCCGCGGCCGTTATATCGCCTGTTGGGCAGTGGTATATCCGATCGTGGTTTGGTTCTTGATGTACGGCGGATACTTCGGTTTAGAGCGTGTAGAAACTCGCCAGTGGGGCGGCTTAACGTTAACGCTGATAATCGCTTCAGTAGGAATCGCCGGCGCATTGCCGTTAGGCATTTTACTGGCGCTGGGACGCCGTTCCGAAATGCCGGTAGTGCGCACATTATCAGTCATTTTCATTGAGTTCTGGCGCGGCGTACCGCTGATTACCGTGCTGTTTATGTCTTCGGTGATGCTACCGCTGTTTATGGCGGAGGGCACCACTATCGACAAACTGGTGCGCGCGTTGGTTGGTGTCATTTTGTTCCAGTCCGCTTATGTCGCGGAGGTGGTGCGTGGCGGTTTGCAGGCATTGCCTAAGGGCCAGTATGAAGCGGCTGAATCGCTTTCATTAGGATATTGGAAAATGCAGGCGTTGGTGATTTTACCGCAGGCGCTCAAGCTCACCATTCCTGGGCTGGTGAATACCATCATTGCGCTGTTTAAAGATACCAGCTTAGTGATCATTATCGGCCTATTCGATCTCTTCAGTAGTGTGCAGCAAGCCACCGTCGACCCAACCTGGCTGGGGATGTCGACGGAAGGCTATGTCTTTGCTGCCATGGTTTACTGGATTTTCTGTTTTAGCATGTCGCGCTATAGCCAGTATCTGGAGAAGCGTTTTCACACCGGGCGTGCATCGCACTGA